The Mycoplasma sp. 1654_15 genome contains a region encoding:
- a CDS encoding PDxFFG protein has translation MKKLTSGAKFIIATTSVVASSAAVVGGIKLYGEHNELGVYHLQLEQKDSNAVEKFGQIHSAQFQDTLGNTVADFNYTLDANDPDNKDSMVILKQRVNGKMTMSVDDFRLWYLKTHNRQTPNFVVKIGLMTFINEYFEALSPQEFVDYAKWFIENVSWGPETLSLSSFTLKKGVILNGNAITLGQHQGKRKEETNITFYPDSFFGSFPLFTNSAGRGNEPDSLTYQLNSKSFSKEQLQDYIKTIPLRLVIANYEDKLTSGGFVGLDLLKGKKFHRYDLRKALIDTLTKAKEAQKTVQSQTIKNKQLVYTNGFNDPDLISVKERKSDGSIKEKVVNNVQNKEENNDISFQVDYNELLKKVPQPNSLASTYFYVFSDQQDENLKLSELRQKFSTAVYLYAKNNKISMANNPEIVLDDQQLKKEFTVEKIININRERGSQTYRLLDNRSGRNQETVNFVLSNPDYNPKEERNFKNRKTVVFTFRPRITRQATATNNDELNSLMLAELIKETQKDLEKLSKNGFRNFFNLNLAKDKKVFLYEDNNTVNFFKSKQDAQDNFSEDYDATKIKPYTIINAEKQDKDHLNIKLVDESKYSEYLKTFNSNNTFAERLTKAAKDFSDVKKKFKELQVNKTVQSLGSYSLDYVDSSQKVNINKALLIQFLKDNKDQFVKLYQSNNIAHVENLDKLITLLSKVWDRQLAEYEINNNYLSTNAEDDTLRKITSTDKEQQIQLISEFVNASVNLLEILDQKPTPKEKTEPEFLVERQIDLSETNPNLKQAKEEFRSFKWSIDYFDRITPRMIRENDEIVNNQPTKTYTLFLDYYDSLIDTILENDPYVAKEINGTYVNQSIDPTTGETKYTLEQGKYNGFYPSDRVSFISLLKASSDKFKTTGINYLKYVGQHEYGHHQTLQYAQNISEKSKLVQSSALSSNGIAVESLYNKDILQLYLDARSSGLKIRKADALYEPSDKGLYSNYTFNKAKDDTEQRWETEKDIFGATQDQPAEDVLDNKSRRYLQSFDNLKTAADLRNLKLYDLYLLNAFDFDSGTISPQIVGKSEYFRLGDEIVSRIASKESFAKNRELNLELLEIEKPVSEQKLNKEQFADFVSDFLENVLASATKKSEEKTVVVSFDKLKTLLEKQYSIIENADINKDFSKKQAGDIYTAKVKRTLTKFYALQIKDFSSNIKDLASEFKASLEQFNKDHPDLKAEDLTKLTTPPTTTKPGKVKPPSVADLSKNLKTLQLLTKKIQYETFIKIENLISQTFEKLNESLSIKSLSADAILSSTSSANKIQTVSDAQKYSTEKLEELIKKAKNKEAGFNTISEDQIKSLENTIKILKSSANSTANSKIKIPAVLIPVDPVLSELHFAIFSLLGALQQEISDLTTSLTSEQTKISTLKSSKNLLNDEQKQQLNASEAKEQELQTKLEKYNHLLTKVNEINLNLFGENSQIQEVKDQSQGFIAGDNVKELYNNSLVDGKENIIQFDKDGQIIAGTYETYTSLDDPTKTKFKNFVPTLFYKNGKPLIDINSFDDKTSLDELKQKIRDLTKNFVDKLDMNYSNNGWDTGVELSTSAFSFSDGIANSSSPATKSKYWDFLSQMLGGEYKELFYSYDDFKDLNEKDLSFTFDLSKINSDYKVTNVFDIVKKVKDDYISQNKAADTKKEEWDQYLTNLSKEDKASATLQTLKQISRDPNLTIEKAKGRIREILDSFDKAKEANKQIIAKLEAGLKSLQSKGQLDKYKDSVFGKTQKIAAFTKVNREAIDIKSKEITKAIQKAEQKLKSQQSILSTVSHRTNNSSLEQQIKLKQQQLQNSTDEATKNSKQDIINALQRKLNFNSRLNPDSVKKDQEALQKQLKELKDQKAKYVDNNFYSYLPKTETFTFRNKDENGKVFDLDAFKRKYEFFTWESFQKLTKEQQDALKQDSFYSTKDSKDLFSEVSDLLLLKNSSFYKLMNIVLYIARQQQQVLQQELEARVNQQIQAYRIPDEAKTAIKKYIDEKIWPLTKVFDDLIAPKILDNIKIHDNKTNKEIKVSEIKFLIEMMKKYFHYLTFGNHKPQTLVSLTASSMPLGKVIKLGENEYYQNPKYDYIAKAISSNSKVVLDATHVVGDEGSSDETDATMSPLWKLLNLNYNFFKDKISRIVKQKEFLNYNQKEIVRDKVESKELTEKFFGQKGEFAFKSKEENGKKVLDKSRIYLDNWSKDEFFDQNFFVKSKENEQQTIFTTLSSFIEFISLDVFKYRVAQDANQNLHRKWDINYALTKFDLYNFILNEEKKPIFKDDFSITTEADLIAKLKLVLTDKTEEEIKDIVQTTTNNLMEKFEKSSFNLLIKNHKFSNKNIDQLFLPELGYQGFNTLELNRGQDKASNGIDALYDVDWSISSSKGKWLDYYSQIASTNSLNLDKEQILESDIEKDGQDSDSRIQKLIKRFTKDKQVDLSNASLFELQYLIGTKNILTYSETPKKSYQHWNELFDNGVRRSTTDFNLSSVSKYNSSRFEDRVGDYFSDYVYNFAESLTRDLVQTTFLPSAKTLENLPSYLKGFSEKNTGYEYFVDESISKKWLQSYTNPVSLAQGQGLGYDYVSNASIAQTYLTMFNTDLGKHYSKLLSIYRKRANEKQVLIKDSITQRLLNQVNGLNQKFNKFRDDKLNDYIWAADDKKQKLLDIKKEIKAAQDKRDEEVERLKTIATEQENKYITPTISALDDVWREFYGEFGSSSSFALVGPKSTLATNRATNQQRRVRREGYIGRSNWSNNGFFKDRFQRKVLDWQIYDENREPVKDDNLAIKDLKGNKVEDRASAVWYYTLESQGIGKQTISAIWRDNKRDQLVFWGYNKKEENDKIKYLAFEDESTGQRYFLEVNKKNTNNIFYFKKQADVSSKWTLEDEGYASWTTNWSILSTFSNALISPGVKGEKRLRAFFADENKNEIKDLLKLPTDTTYLAENGKIYTQAPVFLEKTQDNKYYLTIKNQFS, from the coding sequence ATGAAAAAATTAACGTCAGGGGCAAAATTTATAATAGCTACTACTAGTGTAGTAGCATCTTCAGCTGCAGTTGTCGGAGGGATTAAATTATATGGAGAACACAATGAATTAGGTGTTTACCATTTGCAGTTAGAACAAAAAGATTCAAATGCTGTTGAAAAATTTGGTCAAATTCATTCTGCACAATTCCAAGACACATTAGGAAATACTGTCGCTGATTTTAATTACACATTAGATGCAAACGATCCTGACAACAAAGATTCAATGGTTATATTAAAACAAAGAGTCAATGGAAAAATGACAATGTCCGTTGATGATTTTCGTTTATGATATTTAAAAACTCACAACCGTCAAACTCCTAACTTTGTTGTAAAAATAGGTTTAATGACTTTTATCAACGAATATTTTGAAGCTCTTAGTCCACAAGAGTTTGTTGATTATGCAAAATGATTTATTGAAAACGTTTCTTGAGGTCCAGAAACACTTTCACTTTCTTCGTTTACTCTTAAAAAAGGTGTTATTCTAAATGGTAATGCAATTACTTTAGGTCAACACCAAGGAAAAAGAAAAGAAGAAACAAATATTACTTTCTATCCAGATTCTTTCTTTGGATCATTTCCTTTATTTACCAATTCAGCAGGTAGAGGTAACGAACCTGATAGTTTAACATATCAATTAAATTCAAAATCTTTTTCAAAAGAACAACTTCAAGACTATATTAAAACAATTCCACTAAGATTGGTAATAGCAAACTATGAAGACAAACTTACATCTGGTGGATTCGTTGGTCTTGATTTATTAAAAGGTAAAAAATTCCACAGATACGATCTTAGAAAAGCTTTAATTGATACATTAACAAAAGCAAAAGAAGCACAAAAAACAGTTCAATCTCAAACTATAAAAAACAAACAACTAGTTTATACAAATGGTTTTAACGATCCTGATTTAATCTCTGTTAAAGAAAGAAAATCTGATGGAAGTATTAAAGAAAAAGTTGTAAATAACGTTCAAAATAAAGAAGAAAACAACGATATTTCTTTCCAAGTTGATTACAATGAATTATTAAAAAAAGTTCCACAACCTAACTCACTTGCAAGTACATATTTTTATGTTTTTAGTGATCAACAAGATGAAAATTTAAAACTTTCAGAACTTAGACAAAAATTTTCTACTGCTGTATATCTCTATGCTAAAAACAACAAAATAAGTATGGCAAATAATCCAGAAATTGTTTTAGATGATCAACAACTTAAAAAAGAATTTACAGTTGAAAAAATAATTAATATAAATAGAGAAAGAGGATCTCAAACTTATCGTCTTCTTGACAATAGATCAGGAAGAAATCAAGAAACAGTTAATTTTGTTCTTTCAAATCCTGATTACAATCCAAAAGAAGAAAGAAATTTTAAAAATAGAAAAACTGTTGTTTTTACTTTCAGACCTAGAATTACAAGACAAGCAACAGCCACTAATAATGACGAATTAAACTCATTAATGTTAGCTGAACTTATCAAAGAAACACAAAAAGACCTAGAAAAATTGTCTAAAAATGGTTTTAGAAACTTCTTTAATTTAAACCTTGCAAAAGATAAAAAAGTCTTCTTATATGAAGATAATAACACTGTAAATTTCTTCAAATCTAAACAAGATGCACAAGATAATTTTAGTGAAGATTATGACGCTACAAAAATAAAACCATACACAATTATTAATGCTGAAAAACAAGATAAAGATCACTTAAATATTAAGTTAGTAGATGAGAGCAAATACTCTGAGTACTTAAAAACTTTTAATTCTAATAACACTTTTGCAGAAAGATTAACAAAAGCTGCAAAAGACTTTTCTGATGTAAAAAAAAAATTTAAGGAATTACAAGTAAATAAAACAGTTCAGAGTTTAGGTTCATATAGTCTTGATTATGTTGATTCTTCTCAAAAAGTCAACATAAATAAAGCACTTTTAATTCAATTTTTAAAAGACAATAAAGACCAATTTGTTAAACTTTATCAATCAAACAACATTGCACATGTTGAAAATTTAGATAAATTAATTACCCTTTTATCAAAAGTTTGAGATAGACAATTAGCTGAATATGAAATAAATAACAATTATTTATCTACAAATGCAGAAGACGATACATTAAGAAAAATAACTTCAACAGATAAAGAACAACAGATTCAATTAATTTCTGAATTTGTAAACGCAAGTGTTAATTTGCTAGAAATTCTAGATCAAAAACCTACTCCTAAAGAAAAAACAGAACCTGAATTTTTAGTAGAAAGACAAATAGATTTATCTGAAACAAATCCAAATTTAAAACAAGCAAAAGAAGAGTTTAGAAGCTTTAAATGATCAATCGATTATTTTGACAGAATCACTCCAAGAATGATTAGAGAAAATGATGAGATTGTAAATAATCAGCCAACTAAAACATATACTCTTTTCTTAGATTACTACGATAGTTTAATTGACACAATTTTAGAAAATGATCCATATGTTGCAAAAGAAATTAATGGAACTTACGTAAATCAAAGTATTGATCCAACTACAGGTGAGACAAAATATACTTTAGAACAAGGAAAATACAACGGATTTTATCCTTCAGATCGTGTTTCCTTCATTTCTCTTCTTAAAGCAAGTTCAGACAAGTTCAAAACTACAGGAATTAACTATCTAAAATACGTTGGACAACATGAGTATGGACACCACCAAACTCTTCAATATGCACAAAATATTTCTGAAAAATCTAAATTAGTTCAAAGTTCTGCACTTTCCAGTAATGGTATTGCAGTTGAATCTTTATACAACAAAGATATTCTTCAACTTTATTTAGATGCAAGGTCTTCAGGTCTTAAAATTAGAAAAGCAGATGCTTTATATGAACCTTCAGATAAAGGATTGTATTCAAACTATACTTTCAATAAAGCAAAAGATGATACAGAACAACGTTGAGAAACCGAAAAAGATATTTTTGGTGCAACACAAGATCAACCTGCAGAAGATGTTTTAGATAATAAATCAAGAAGATATTTACAGTCTTTTGATAATTTAAAAACTGCTGCAGACTTAAGAAATCTTAAATTATACGACTTGTATTTATTAAATGCATTTGACTTTGATTCTGGAACAATAAGTCCGCAAATTGTAGGAAAATCAGAATATTTTAGACTAGGTGATGAAATAGTTTCTAGAATAGCAAGTAAAGAATCTTTTGCTAAAAATAGAGAACTTAATCTTGAGCTTTTAGAAATTGAAAAACCAGTATCTGAGCAAAAACTCAACAAAGAACAATTTGCTGATTTTGTTTCTGATTTCTTAGAAAATGTTTTAGCTTCAGCTACAAAGAAATCTGAAGAAAAAACAGTAGTAGTTTCTTTTGATAAATTAAAAACTTTATTAGAAAAACAATACAGTATTATTGAAAATGCAGACATTAACAAAGACTTTAGTAAAAAACAAGCAGGAGATATTTATACTGCAAAAGTTAAAAGAACACTAACAAAATTCTATGCTTTACAAATCAAGGATTTTTCTTCAAATATAAAGGATTTAGCTTCAGAATTTAAAGCATCTTTAGAACAATTTAATAAAGACCATCCAGATTTAAAAGCAGAGGATTTGACAAAATTAACAACTCCTCCAACAACAACTAAACCAGGAAAAGTTAAACCACCTAGTGTTGCTGATTTAAGTAAAAATTTAAAAACTCTACAACTATTAACTAAAAAAATACAATATGAAACATTTATAAAAATAGAGAATTTAATTTCGCAAACTTTTGAAAAATTAAACGAATCTCTTTCTATTAAATCATTAAGTGCTGACGCTATATTAAGCTCAACTTCTAGTGCAAATAAAATTCAAACAGTTTCAGATGCACAAAAATACAGCACAGAAAAACTAGAAGAATTAATTAAGAAAGCAAAAAATAAAGAAGCAGGATTTAATACAATTTCAGAAGATCAAATTAAAAGTTTAGAAAATACAATTAAAATTTTAAAATCTTCTGCAAACTCAACTGCAAATAGTAAAATCAAAATTCCTGCCGTGTTAATTCCTGTTGATCCAGTTTTATCTGAATTACATTTTGCTATATTTTCCTTGCTTGGAGCATTACAACAAGAAATTAGCGATTTAACTACATCATTAACATCAGAACAAACAAAGATTTCAACTTTAAAATCTTCAAAAAATCTTTTAAATGATGAACAAAAACAGCAATTAAATGCTTCAGAAGCTAAAGAGCAAGAGCTTCAAACTAAATTAGAAAAATACAACCATTTACTAACTAAAGTAAATGAAATAAATTTAAATCTTTTTGGGGAAAATAGCCAAATTCAAGAAGTTAAAGACCAAAGTCAAGGATTTATTGCTGGTGATAATGTTAAAGAACTTTACAACAATTCTTTAGTTGATGGTAAAGAAAATATAATTCAATTTGATAAAGATGGACAAATAATTGCTGGAACTTATGAAACATATACTTCTTTAGATGATCCAACTAAGACTAAGTTTAAAAACTTTGTTCCAACCTTATTTTATAAAAATGGTAAACCTTTAATTGATATTAATTCTTTTGACGACAAGACTTCATTAGACGAGTTAAAACAAAAAATTAGAGATTTAACTAAAAATTTTGTAGACAAATTAGATATGAATTACAGCAACAATGGTTGAGATACCGGTGTTGAACTTTCAACTTCTGCATTTTCATTTAGTGATGGTATTGCTAATTCTTCTTCACCAGCTACAAAAAGTAAATATTGAGACTTTTTAAGCCAAATGTTAGGTGGTGAGTACAAAGAATTATTTTACTCATATGACGATTTTAAAGATCTAAATGAAAAGGATTTATCTTTTACATTTGATTTAAGTAAAATAAATTCAGATTACAAAGTTACAAATGTTTTTGATATTGTTAAAAAAGTAAAAGATGATTATATATCTCAGAATAAAGCTGCAGATACAAAAAAAGAAGAATGAGATCAATATTTAACTAACTTATCTAAAGAAGATAAAGCATCAGCAACTTTACAAACTTTAAAACAAATTTCACGCGATCCTAATTTAACTATTGAAAAAGCCAAAGGTAGAATTAGAGAAATTCTTGATAGTTTTGATAAAGCAAAAGAAGCTAATAAACAAATAATAGCAAAACTAGAAGCTGGATTAAAGTCTTTACAAAGTAAAGGGCAACTTGATAAATATAAAGATTCTGTTTTCGGAAAAACACAAAAAATTGCAGCATTTACCAAAGTAAATAGAGAAGCTATTGACATTAAATCTAAAGAAATTACTAAAGCTATTCAGAAAGCAGAACAGAAACTCAAAAGTCAACAAAGTATATTATCTACTGTTTCTCATAGAACAAATAATTCATCTTTAGAACAACAAATAAAACTAAAACAACAACAGCTTCAAAACTCAACTGATGAAGCAACTAAAAACTCAAAACAAGATATTATTAATGCATTACAAAGAAAGTTAAATTTTAACAGTCGTTTAAATCCAGATTCTGTTAAAAAAGATCAAGAAGCACTTCAAAAACAATTAAAAGAGCTTAAAGATCAAAAAGCAAAATATGTAGATAATAATTTCTATTCCTATCTGCCAAAAACAGAAACCTTCACTTTCAGAAACAAAGATGAAAACGGAAAAGTCTTTGATTTAGATGCATTTAAAAGAAAATATGAGTTTTTTACTTGAGAAAGTTTTCAAAAATTAACTAAAGAACAACAGGATGCATTAAAACAAGATTCTTTTTATTCTACAAAAGATTCTAAAGATTTATTTAGCGAAGTAAGTGATTTACTTTTACTAAAAAATTCTTCATTTTACAAGCTAATGAACATTGTTTTATACATTGCAAGACAACAACAACAAGTTTTACAACAAGAATTAGAAGCAAGAGTAAATCAACAAATTCAAGCTTATAGAATACCTGATGAAGCTAAAACAGCTATCAAAAAATACATTGATGAAAAAATATGACCTTTAACAAAAGTTTTTGATGATTTAATTGCACCAAAAATTCTTGATAATATAAAAATCCATGATAATAAAACAAATAAAGAAATAAAAGTTTCTGAGATTAAGTTTTTAATAGAGATGATGAAGAAATATTTCCATTATCTAACATTTGGAAATCACAAACCTCAAACTTTAGTTTCATTAACAGCTTCATCAATGCCACTTGGAAAAGTAATTAAATTAGGTGAAAATGAATACTATCAAAATCCTAAATATGATTACATAGCTAAAGCAATTTCTTCTAACTCTAAAGTAGTTTTAGATGCAACCCATGTAGTAGGAGATGAAGGAAGCTCTGACGAAACAGATGCAACAATGTCTCCTTTATGAAAATTACTAAATTTAAATTACAATTTCTTTAAAGACAAAATTTCTAGAATTGTTAAACAAAAAGAATTTTTAAACTACAATCAAAAAGAGATAGTAAGAGACAAAGTAGAATCAAAAGAATTAACAGAAAAATTCTTTGGTCAAAAAGGTGAATTTGCCTTCAAATCTAAAGAAGAAAATGGAAAAAAAGTTCTTGATAAATCACGTATTTACCTTGATAATTGAAGCAAAGATGAGTTTTTCGATCAAAACTTTTTCGTTAAAAGTAAAGAAAACGAACAACAAACAATCTTTACGACTTTATCTTCATTTATAGAATTTATTTCTTTAGATGTTTTTAAATACAGAGTTGCTCAAGATGCAAACCAAAATCTTCACCGTAAGTGAGATATAAACTATGCTCTTACTAAATTTGACTTGTACAACTTCATTTTAAATGAAGAGAAAAAGCCTATTTTTAAAGACGATTTTAGTATAACCACAGAAGCTGACTTAATTGCTAAATTAAAATTAGTTTTAACTGATAAAACAGAAGAAGAAATTAAAGATATAGTTCAAACAACTACAAATAACTTGATGGAAAAATTTGAAAAATCTTCTTTTAATTTATTGATTAAAAACCACAAATTTAGCAATAAAAACATAGATCAATTATTCCTACCAGAATTAGGATATCAAGGATTTAATACTCTTGAATTAAACAGAGGTCAAGACAAAGCTTCAAATGGAATTGATGCTTTATATGATGTAGACTGAAGTATTTCTAGTTCAAAAGGTAAATGATTAGATTACTACTCACAAATCGCTTCAACAAACTCATTAAACTTAGATAAAGAACAAATTTTAGAATCTGACATTGAAAAAGATGGACAAGATTCTGATTCAAGAATTCAAAAATTAATTAAAAGATTTACAAAAGATAAACAAGTAGATCTTTCAAATGCTTCACTTTTTGAACTTCAATATCTAATTGGAACAAAAAATATTTTAACCTACTCAGAAACACCTAAAAAAAGCTACCAACACTGAAATGAGCTTTTTGACAATGGTGTTAGAAGAAGTACAACCGATTTTAATTTATCAAGTGTTTCAAAATACAACTCTTCAAGATTTGAAGATCGTGTTGGAGATTATTTCTCAGATTATGTTTATAACTTCGCAGAATCATTAACTAGAGACTTGGTACAAACAACATTTTTACCTTCTGCTAAAACATTAGAAAATCTTCCTTCATATCTAAAGGGATTTTCTGAAAAAAATACAGGATATGAATACTTTGTAGATGAATCTATTTCTAAAAAATGACTTCAATCATATACAAATCCAGTTTCTTTGGCACAAGGTCAAGGATTAGGATATGACTATGTCTCAAATGCTTCAATTGCACAGACATATTTAACAATGTTTAATACTGATTTAGGTAAACATTATTCAAAATTACTATCTATTTATAGAAAAAGAGCTAATGAAAAACAAGTATTAATTAAAGATTCAATTACACAAAGATTGTTAAATCAAGTTAATGGTTTAAACCAAAAATTCAATAAATTTAGAGATGATAAATTAAATGACTACATTTGAGCTGCTGATGATAAAAAACAAAAATTATTAGATATTAAAAAAGAAATTAAAGCTGCACAAGATAAAAGAGATGAAGAAGTAGAACGTCTAAAAACCATAGCAACTGAACAAGAAAATAAATACATTACTCCAACAATTTCTGCTTTAGATGATGTTTGAAGAGAATTTTATGGTGAATTTGGATCTAGTTCTTCTTTTGCACTTGTTGGACCAAAATCAACCCTTGCAACTAATAGAGCAACCAATCAACAAAGACGTGTAAGACGTGAAGGGTACATTGGAAGAAGTAATTGATCAAACAACGGATTTTTCAAAGATCGTTTCCAAAGAAAAGTACTTGACTGACAAATTTATGATGAAAATCGTGAACCAGTTAAAGACGATAATTTAGCAATCAAAGATCTTAAAGGAAACAAAGTAGAAGATAGAGCTTCTGCTGTTTGATATTACACATTAGAATCTCAAGGTATAGGAAAACAAACAATTTCAGCAATCTGAAGAGACAACAAAAGAGATCAATTAGTATTTTGAGGTTATAACAAAAAAGAAGAAAATGACAAAATTAAATACTTAGCATTTGAAGATGAATCTACAGGTCAAAGATATTTCTTAGAAGTAAACAAAAAGAACACAAACAACATTTTCTACTTCAAAAAACAAGCAGATGTGTCTTCAAAATGAACACTAGAAGATGAAGGTTATGCTTCTTGAACAACAAATTGATCAATTTTATCTACATTCTCTAATGCTTTAATAAGTCCTGGAGTTAAAGGTGAAAAAAGATTAAGAGCTTTCTTTGCAGATGAAAACAAAAACGAAATTAAAGACTTATTAAAACTTCCTACTGATACAACTTACTTAGCAGAAAATGGGAAAATTTATACACAAGCGCCTGTTTTCTTAGAAAAAACACAAGATAATAAATATTACTTAACAATTAAAAACCAATTTAGTTAG